The proteins below come from a single Paraburkholderia flagellata genomic window:
- a CDS encoding ABC transporter substrate-binding protein: protein MTLLWYTRCPAPTPFGIAAQQGLLQEEFAADGIEVKALQDAADPSIRRSHFTHTQPWSFRQGGNIPALWARAQGSDTRLIGVSWVDEFQALITLDPHLSPTRGSLSGRRFGLPINTAAEVVDFHRATALRGINTLLEAIDVSPADVELVDLPHAPRGLTRAKPDESAPLAQWLDAQRAHEYSREAAALLRGEADVVFVKGATGLDIANVIGARVLVDISAHPDRRAHANNGTPRPLTVDAQLLRERPDLVERVLARTLDVAAWANAHRGDVTRYVAREVRSAEHWVTRAYGAGLHRQLTIGLDAGVLDALEHFKRFLFEHGFIATEFDFAQWVEPAPLEAALARRAALAG, encoded by the coding sequence ATGACGCTTCTCTGGTACACCCGTTGCCCTGCGCCGACGCCATTCGGTATTGCCGCGCAGCAAGGACTGCTGCAGGAGGAATTCGCTGCCGATGGAATCGAGGTGAAGGCGTTGCAGGATGCCGCCGATCCGTCCATCCGCCGCTCGCACTTCACGCATACGCAGCCGTGGTCGTTTCGTCAGGGCGGCAACATTCCGGCGCTATGGGCGCGAGCACAAGGCAGCGACACGCGGCTCATCGGTGTGAGCTGGGTCGACGAGTTTCAGGCGCTCATTACGCTCGATCCGCACCTCTCGCCAACGCGCGGTTCTCTATCCGGGCGTCGATTCGGATTGCCAATCAATACTGCCGCCGAGGTGGTCGATTTTCATCGCGCCACCGCGCTGCGCGGTATTAACACGCTGCTCGAAGCCATCGATGTCTCGCCTGCCGATGTCGAGTTAGTGGATCTGCCGCATGCGCCCCGTGGTCTCACGCGCGCGAAGCCCGATGAATCCGCGCCGCTCGCGCAATGGCTCGATGCGCAGCGCGCTCACGAATATTCGCGCGAGGCGGCGGCGCTCCTGCGCGGCGAAGCCGACGTGGTGTTCGTCAAGGGCGCGACGGGCCTCGACATCGCCAACGTGATCGGCGCGCGCGTGCTGGTCGACATCAGCGCGCATCCCGATCGCCGCGCGCATGCGAACAACGGTACACCGCGCCCCCTCACAGTCGACGCGCAACTCCTGCGCGAGCGCCCCGACCTCGTCGAACGCGTGCTGGCACGCACGCTCGACGTCGCCGCGTGGGCCAACGCGCATCGGGGCGACGTCACGCGCTATGTCGCGCGCGAAGTGCGCAGCGCCGAGCACTGGGTGACACGTGCGTATGGCGCGGGCTTGCACAGGCAACTGACAATCGGGCTGGATGCCGGAGTGCTCGATGCCCTCGAGCATTTCAAGCGCTTTCTCTTCGAGCACGGCTTCATCGCGACTGAGTTCGACTTCGCACAATGGGTCGAACCGGCGCCACTCGAAGCAGCGCTGGCGCGTCGCGCGGCGTTGGCCGGTTGA
- a CDS encoding ABC transporter substrate-binding protein: protein MASVLAHVAAHAQTRGGTLNFVVTPEPTALVDVATTAVNVLKVSPKVIEGLLDYDFDLKAKPLLATSWEIEDGGRRYVFHLRHGVKWHDGAPFTSADVAWSIETLRKVHPRARTTFANVTAISTPDPYTVVLTLSEPTPWLIRAFSASETPILPKHIYEGRDVLANPANNAPIGTGPFRFVKWVRGSYIEYARNDDYWNAGKPYLDRITVTIIADPAARAVAFEDGSVDLAGDTPVPLADLDRLKANPKLGIETRGYEFQAGVARIEFNLDNPFLKPLKVRQAIASAIDREVIRRVIYYGYATPTASPLMPSNPYYDAAPTPYPFDVARANRLLDEAGYPRKADGTRFALTLDPLPIGDLPARTGDYIKSALARVGIVVTIRNQDLAAYLKRVYTDRQFDFTVNGMSNLFDPVVGVARLYTTDNFRPGVPFTNGSHYSNPQIDGLFAQAARESDETKRKQQFAQIQRILEHDLPDLNLVSPQWVTLASKRVHDHTISPDGTAASFADVWLSR from the coding sequence ATGGCGAGCGTTCTCGCGCACGTTGCCGCACACGCTCAAACGCGCGGCGGCACGCTCAATTTCGTGGTGACGCCGGAGCCGACGGCGCTCGTGGATGTCGCCACGACGGCCGTCAATGTCCTCAAGGTCAGCCCGAAAGTGATTGAAGGGCTGCTCGACTACGACTTCGACTTGAAGGCAAAGCCGTTGCTCGCCACGTCATGGGAAATCGAGGATGGTGGACGCCGTTATGTGTTTCATCTGCGGCACGGCGTGAAATGGCACGACGGTGCGCCGTTCACTTCGGCCGACGTTGCATGGTCGATCGAAACGCTGCGCAAGGTGCATCCGCGTGCGCGCACCACGTTCGCGAACGTCACTGCGATTTCCACGCCAGACCCCTATACGGTCGTGCTGACACTCAGCGAACCCACGCCGTGGCTGATACGCGCGTTCTCGGCCTCGGAAACGCCGATTCTGCCGAAGCACATCTACGAGGGCCGGGACGTGCTCGCGAATCCGGCCAACAACGCGCCCATCGGCACCGGTCCGTTTCGCTTCGTCAAGTGGGTGCGCGGCAGCTACATCGAATATGCACGCAACGACGACTACTGGAACGCTGGCAAGCCGTATCTGGACCGCATCACCGTAACGATCATCGCCGATCCCGCCGCGCGTGCGGTGGCGTTCGAGGACGGCTCGGTCGACCTCGCCGGCGATACGCCCGTGCCGCTCGCCGATCTCGATCGCCTCAAGGCGAACCCGAAGCTCGGTATTGAAACGCGTGGCTATGAGTTCCAGGCGGGCGTCGCGCGTATCGAGTTCAACCTCGACAATCCCTTTCTCAAGCCATTGAAAGTGCGTCAGGCGATCGCCTCGGCGATCGATCGCGAAGTGATCCGCAGGGTCATTTACTACGGCTACGCGACACCCACCGCGAGCCCGCTGATGCCGTCGAACCCCTACTATGACGCTGCCCCCACGCCCTACCCGTTCGACGTGGCGCGCGCGAACCGTCTGCTCGACGAGGCCGGCTATCCGCGCAAGGCGGACGGCACGCGCTTCGCGCTCACGCTCGACCCGCTGCCTATCGGCGACCTCCCGGCGCGCACAGGCGATTACATTAAATCGGCACTCGCCCGCGTGGGGATCGTCGTGACGATCCGCAATCAGGATCTTGCAGCCTATTTGAAGCGTGTTTATACCGACCGGCAGTTCGATTTCACCGTGAATGGCATGAGCAATCTGTTCGATCCGGTGGTCGGCGTGGCGCGTTTATATACGACCGACAACTTTCGCCCCGGCGTGCCGTTCACGAACGGCTCGCACTACAGCAACCCGCAAATCGACGGCCTGTTTGCACAAGCCGCGCGAGAAAGCGATGAAACGAAGCGCAAGCAACAGTTCGCGCAAATCCAGCGCATCCTTGAGCACGATCTGCCGGATCTGAATCTCGTCTCGCCGCAGTGGGTGACGCTCGCTTCGAAGCGCGTGCACGACCACACCATTTCACCCGACGGCACGGCCGCGAGTTTCGCCGATGTATGGCTCTCGCGGTAA
- a CDS encoding aldo/keto reductase — protein MEYRQLGHSGLKISTLTLGTMMFGGPTDDATAERIIGAAQDQGVNSIDTADVYHQGESERVVGRHIARQRERWVLATKFGNPFDFSPGSGSRDINAAGASRKHVIRAVEASLTRLDTDYLDLVYLHREDHHTPVEETVRALGDLIAAGKLRHYGLSNHRAWRIAEFSRVADLLGVPRPVASQPLYNLANRQVEAEQLSAAWHYGLGVISYSPLARGVLTGKYEPGAQPGADTRAGRQDRRLNETEWRAETIELARRVEVHAHARNLTAAQFALAWVLNSRYITSAIAGPRTEAQWRDYLPALQYRVNEDDEAFINSLVASGHPSTPGFNDPGHPFFGRLVRHGATQDPRAPGGER, from the coding sequence ATGGAATACCGGCAACTTGGCCATAGCGGCCTGAAAATCTCCACGCTGACGCTCGGCACGATGATGTTCGGCGGTCCCACCGACGACGCCACGGCCGAACGCATCATTGGCGCCGCGCAAGACCAAGGCGTGAATTCAATCGATACCGCCGACGTCTATCACCAGGGTGAATCGGAGCGCGTGGTTGGCCGGCATATTGCGCGGCAACGCGAGCGCTGGGTGCTCGCCACGAAGTTCGGCAATCCGTTCGACTTTTCGCCGGGCAGCGGCAGCCGCGATATCAATGCCGCCGGTGCGTCGCGCAAGCACGTGATCCGCGCGGTCGAAGCGAGCCTGACCCGCCTCGATACCGATTATCTCGACCTCGTTTATCTGCATCGCGAGGACCATCACACACCGGTCGAAGAGACGGTGCGCGCGCTGGGCGATCTGATCGCGGCCGGCAAGCTACGCCATTACGGCCTGTCGAATCATCGCGCATGGCGTATTGCCGAGTTCAGCCGTGTGGCCGATTTACTGGGCGTGCCGCGGCCTGTTGCGAGCCAGCCGCTCTACAACCTCGCCAATCGCCAGGTCGAGGCGGAACAGTTGAGCGCCGCCTGGCACTATGGACTTGGCGTGATCTCGTACAGCCCGCTCGCGCGCGGCGTGCTGACCGGCAAGTACGAGCCAGGCGCCCAGCCCGGCGCCGACACGCGCGCGGGACGGCAAGACCGCCGCCTGAACGAGACCGAATGGCGAGCGGAGACGATAGAACTCGCGCGGCGCGTAGAGGTGCATGCGCACGCGCGCAATCTCACCGCCGCGCAGTTCGCGCTGGCGTGGGTGCTCAATAGCCGCTATATCACGTCGGCGATCGCGGGGCCGCGCACCGAGGCGCAATGGCGCGACTATCTGCCCGCGCTACAGTATCGTGTCAATGAGGATGACGAAGCATTCATCAATTCTCTGGTGGCAAGCGGCCATCCGTCGACCCCGGGATTCAACGACCCCGGCCACCCGTTCTTCGGGCGTCTCGTGCGCCACGGCGCCACGCAAGACCCGCGCGCGCCGGGCGGCGAACGCTAA
- a CDS encoding LLM class flavin-dependent oxidoreductase gives MSENSVAEPRASTPAATPFVSVASPADFPDSPVARAFAQPLMLGLFLPIQAGGWSASTLPRGTDWSFDYNAALVEKCEALGFDLVFALSQWLPKGGYGGVFDGHALDSFMTLAALTARTERIILAATTHVLYGPWHPLHFAKFTATLDHISRGRWGINVVTGHRAVEHEMFGWNRIEHDRRYEMAAEFLDAVQQLWAQPDNFSFEPELSGWRLQGAFVTPKPRYGRPLLINATGSAAGIDFAARYSDVVFITSPAGPQIDRALEALPAHVARVKDAARAYGRQVRTLINPMVICRETSAEARDYHDAIVAHADEGSFHRFDSDAHAWRGGFEDRAKAASRAVGGNIAIVGSPEEVADKIIKLHAAGIDGVQLSFYDFQPDLDFFGERVLPLLHEAGLRR, from the coding sequence TTGAGCGAAAACTCCGTGGCCGAGCCGCGCGCATCCACTCCCGCAGCTACGCCGTTCGTGTCCGTGGCCTCTCCCGCCGACTTTCCCGATAGCCCGGTGGCGCGCGCGTTCGCGCAGCCGCTCATGCTCGGCCTGTTTCTGCCGATACAGGCTGGCGGATGGAGCGCGTCCACGCTGCCGCGCGGCACGGACTGGTCGTTCGATTACAACGCCGCGCTCGTGGAAAAGTGCGAAGCGCTCGGCTTCGATCTCGTCTTCGCCCTGTCGCAATGGCTGCCAAAAGGCGGCTATGGCGGCGTGTTCGACGGGCATGCGCTCGACTCGTTCATGACGCTCGCGGCGCTGACCGCACGCACCGAACGCATCATCCTTGCCGCAACGACCCACGTGCTCTACGGGCCGTGGCACCCGCTGCACTTCGCGAAGTTCACGGCCACGCTCGATCACATCTCGCGCGGACGTTGGGGCATCAATGTGGTCACGGGGCATCGCGCCGTCGAACACGAAATGTTCGGCTGGAACCGCATCGAGCACGACCGGCGCTACGAGATGGCCGCCGAATTCCTCGACGCCGTGCAGCAGTTGTGGGCGCAACCGGACAACTTCAGTTTCGAGCCGGAACTCTCGGGATGGCGGCTGCAGGGCGCGTTCGTGACGCCCAAGCCGCGCTACGGACGTCCGCTGCTCATCAATGCAACGGGCTCCGCCGCCGGCATCGACTTCGCCGCGCGTTATTCCGATGTGGTGTTCATCACGAGCCCAGCGGGACCGCAGATCGATCGCGCGCTGGAAGCGCTGCCCGCACACGTCGCGCGCGTGAAAGATGCAGCGCGCGCGTATGGACGCCAGGTGCGCACGCTGATCAATCCGATGGTGATCTGCCGCGAGACTTCCGCCGAGGCGCGCGACTATCATGACGCCATCGTCGCGCACGCCGACGAAGGGAGCTTTCACCGCTTCGACAGCGACGCGCACGCATGGCGCGGCGGTTTCGAAGATCGCGCAAAGGCGGCTTCGCGGGCCGTTGGCGGCAACATTGCAATCGTGGGCTCGCCCGAAGAGGTGGCCGACAAGATCATCAAGCTTCACGCGGCAGGCATCGACGGCGTGCAGTTGAGCTTCTATGATTTTCAGCCCGACCTGGACTTCTTCGGTGAACGCGTGCTGCCGTTGCTGCATGAAGCCGGGCTTCGCCGCTGA
- a CDS encoding acyl-CoA dehydrogenase family protein — translation MNAFTPNAVLARDDDQAAALIERAALLGRAFAAVADEHDHNATPPLEQFRALRETGLLRANIARSDGGFGAGLALARAIVAEVAYGDPSVALILSMHYSQHAMIVHDARENTGNWPAALAQRLTRASVEGRALVNAAQVEPALGSPSHGGLPETLARREGASWRISGHKLYVTGAPLLTWINVLARTDEPEPRLGHFLVPRETAGVRIVENWDPLGMRASASHDVVFTDVAISVDDVVGLRPAHLGVQRDPHATAWYFSLVGTVYDGAARAARDWLLAFLNERKPAALGGAALATVPIVQESVGRIEMLLVSNDWLLRTHAEAIDAGTAPAELSAVVKHNVVDNAIQAVDIALELAGNHGIARHNPLERHHRNVQCARIHAPSNSLLRTLAARRALGL, via the coding sequence ATGAATGCATTCACGCCAAACGCCGTGCTCGCACGCGACGACGATCAGGCGGCCGCGTTGATCGAGCGCGCGGCGCTGCTCGGCCGCGCGTTTGCCGCCGTGGCCGACGAGCATGACCACAACGCCACCCCGCCGCTCGAGCAGTTCCGCGCGTTGCGCGAAACGGGCCTGCTACGCGCGAATATTGCTCGCAGCGATGGCGGCTTTGGCGCAGGGCTCGCGCTGGCGCGCGCCATTGTCGCCGAAGTTGCCTATGGCGATCCGTCGGTTGCGCTGATTCTCTCGATGCACTACAGCCAGCACGCCATGATCGTGCACGACGCGCGCGAAAACACGGGCAATTGGCCCGCAGCGCTCGCGCAACGCCTCACGCGCGCGAGCGTGGAAGGCCGTGCGCTCGTCAACGCGGCCCAGGTCGAACCGGCGCTCGGGTCGCCCTCGCATGGCGGCCTGCCTGAAACGCTCGCACGCCGCGAAGGCGCCTCATGGCGCATCAGCGGCCACAAGCTCTATGTGACGGGCGCGCCCCTGCTTACATGGATCAACGTGCTCGCACGCACCGACGAACCCGAGCCACGCCTCGGCCATTTCCTTGTGCCCCGCGAGACGGCAGGCGTGCGCATCGTGGAGAACTGGGATCCGCTCGGCATGCGCGCGAGCGCGAGTCACGATGTGGTGTTCACGGACGTGGCGATTTCCGTTGACGATGTGGTCGGCTTGCGGCCGGCGCATCTCGGCGTGCAGCGCGATCCGCACGCCACGGCGTGGTACTTCAGCCTGGTCGGTACGGTCTACGACGGCGCGGCGCGCGCAGCCCGTGACTGGCTGCTCGCTTTCCTCAACGAACGCAAGCCTGCTGCGCTCGGGGGCGCGGCGCTGGCCACCGTTCCCATCGTGCAGGAAAGCGTGGGGCGCATCGAGATGCTGCTGGTTAGCAATGACTGGCTGCTGCGCACGCACGCCGAGGCGATCGACGCAGGCACCGCGCCTGCCGAACTGTCTGCCGTCGTCAAGCATAACGTGGTGGACAACGCCATTCAGGCCGTGGATATCGCGCTCGAACTCGCGGGCAATCATGGGATTGCGCGGCACAATCCGCTCGAACGCCATCACCGTAATGTGCAGTGCGCGCGCATTCACGCGCCGTCCAATAGTTTGCTGCGGACCCTTGCGGCGCGCCGCGCGCTGGGCTTGTGA
- a CDS encoding LLM class flavin-dependent oxidoreductase, translating into MSRTSVTATSRRLHLNVNILHSGFVPSAWRLADADPRAFVDVGHYVRVAQLAERAKFDAVFLADNAAIIDQIDFRPITALEPTVLLASIAAATTHIGVIGTASTSYNEPYNIARRFATLDHVSRGRAGWNVVTTADLPSARNFGHDAVPDHAQRYARAAEFTELVKALWDSWDDDAFVGDKESGRFIDVTKVRPVAHEGRFFKVLGPLNLPRAPQGHPVLVQAGGSGDGRDLAARHAEAVFSASQSFEESAAYRRDLNARAAAYGRTQGVQVLAGLTTIIGATETEALRRRDELVEQIPWRYSLTRLAGTLGLSPDQLELDARLPENLALPGGGNGNHTFFHATIAEARRGGHTVRELIHSLAGGGGHRVIVGTPEQIADDIERWFKGGAADGFNLMPDALPDGLEAFVNGVVPILQRRGLFRTEYEGNTLRSHLGLERPRVRETVAGAQLQRA; encoded by the coding sequence ATGAGTCGAACTTCGGTCACCGCAACGTCGCGCCGCCTGCATTTGAACGTCAATATCCTGCACTCGGGCTTCGTGCCATCGGCCTGGCGTCTGGCCGACGCCGATCCTCGCGCATTCGTAGACGTGGGGCACTACGTGCGCGTCGCGCAACTCGCCGAGAGAGCGAAGTTCGATGCGGTCTTTCTCGCCGATAATGCCGCGATCATCGACCAGATCGACTTCCGTCCGATCACGGCGCTCGAGCCCACCGTGCTGCTGGCCAGCATCGCGGCGGCGACTACGCACATCGGCGTGATCGGCACGGCTTCGACGAGCTACAACGAGCCCTATAACATCGCGCGTCGCTTCGCTACGCTCGATCATGTGAGTCGTGGCCGTGCGGGCTGGAACGTCGTGACGACGGCCGATTTGCCCTCGGCGCGCAACTTCGGCCACGACGCGGTGCCCGATCACGCGCAACGCTATGCGCGGGCCGCGGAGTTCACGGAACTCGTCAAGGCGCTCTGGGATAGCTGGGATGACGACGCCTTCGTTGGCGACAAGGAAAGCGGCCGCTTCATCGACGTGACGAAAGTGCGGCCTGTTGCGCACGAGGGGCGCTTTTTCAAGGTGCTGGGGCCGCTAAATCTTCCGCGTGCGCCGCAAGGCCATCCTGTGCTCGTACAGGCGGGCGGCTCGGGCGACGGCCGCGATCTCGCGGCGCGTCACGCGGAGGCCGTATTTTCCGCATCGCAATCGTTCGAGGAGTCGGCTGCGTACCGGCGCGATCTCAATGCGCGCGCCGCCGCATACGGGCGAACACAGGGTGTGCAGGTGTTGGCGGGCCTCACCACCATCATCGGCGCGACCGAGACCGAGGCATTGCGGCGGCGCGACGAACTCGTCGAGCAGATTCCCTGGCGCTACAGCCTCACGCGCCTGGCCGGCACACTGGGTCTTTCGCCCGATCAGCTCGAACTCGATGCGCGCCTGCCCGAGAACCTCGCGCTGCCGGGCGGCGGCAACGGCAACCACACGTTCTTCCATGCCACGATCGCCGAGGCGCGGCGGGGCGGCCACACGGTGCGCGAACTGATCCACTCGCTCGCGGGCGGCGGCGGGCATCGCGTGATCGTTGGCACACCTGAGCAGATCGCCGACGATATCGAGCGCTGGTTCAAGGGCGGGGCCGCAGACGGCTTCAACCTCATGCCCGATGCACTGCCGGACGGTCTGGAAGCGTTCGTGAACGGTGTGGTGCCGATCCTGCAACGCCGTGGACTCTTTCGAACCGAATACGAAGGCAACACCTTGCGCTCGCATCTCGGGCTCGAGCGGCCGCGCGTTCGTGAGACGGTGGCGGGCGCACAGCTTCAGCGCGCCTGA
- a CDS encoding acyl-CoA dehydrogenase family protein — translation MSALPTQLPVRDRATSLSLQEALANLPSLANEIGKEAAAREGRRELPFEGFDAFRRSGLGRLRLPVEWGGLGGSLVDEFDVIATLAAADSNLAHALRIHYDQTEALLLSARTPFNDLQIQRVIDGAIFGGASTELGTSRPGEYTTALRRDGEDYRLDGRKYYSTGTAFSDYARLSVLNDEGQPVVAIVPVRREGLTVLDDWDGMGQRMTASGSLVFENLLVRADEITERGLATLAGRHGGALRQLHLVAVAAGIVRNVVADAKRYVLEHGRPVLHSTAPSAREDAFIQQVVGTLSAHSHAIDALVRENARTLDRSAQAIRAGAPDADSLVLEGALATARTQLVVSKLALEAAERLFEAGGASATSRAHNFDRHWRNLRTIFSHNPLLHKARVVGDYALNGVTTHLTEGRVF, via the coding sequence ATGTCCGCTCTTCCCACTCAACTTCCGGTACGCGATCGCGCAACGAGTTTGTCCTTGCAGGAAGCGCTCGCCAACTTGCCATCGCTCGCGAATGAAATCGGCAAAGAAGCAGCGGCGCGCGAAGGGCGCCGCGAATTGCCTTTCGAGGGCTTTGACGCGTTCCGGCGCTCGGGGCTAGGGCGGCTCCGGTTGCCGGTGGAATGGGGCGGTCTGGGCGGCTCGCTCGTGGACGAATTCGACGTGATCGCGACGCTGGCCGCCGCCGACAGCAATCTCGCGCACGCGCTGCGCATTCACTACGACCAGACCGAAGCGCTGCTGCTCTCGGCGCGCACGCCGTTCAACGATTTGCAGATTCAGCGCGTGATCGACGGCGCCATTTTCGGGGGTGCCTCGACCGAGCTGGGTACGTCGCGTCCGGGCGAATACACCACGGCGCTCAGGCGGGACGGCGAAGACTATCGTCTTGACGGCCGCAAATACTATTCGACCGGCACGGCCTTTTCCGACTACGCGCGCCTGAGCGTGCTGAACGACGAGGGCCAGCCGGTCGTGGCGATCGTGCCGGTGCGGCGCGAAGGGCTCACGGTGCTCGACGACTGGGACGGAATGGGGCAGCGCATGACGGCGAGCGGCAGTCTCGTGTTCGAGAATCTGCTGGTACGTGCGGACGAGATCACGGAACGCGGCCTCGCCACGCTCGCCGGCCGTCACGGCGGCGCGCTGCGGCAACTTCATCTGGTGGCGGTGGCAGCGGGCATCGTTCGCAACGTGGTCGCGGACGCGAAGCGCTACGTGCTGGAGCACGGGCGCCCCGTACTGCACAGCACGGCTCCCTCCGCGCGCGAAGATGCGTTCATCCAGCAAGTGGTCGGCACGCTCTCCGCACATAGCCACGCGATCGATGCGCTGGTGCGCGAGAACGCCCGCACGCTCGATCGATCGGCACAAGCGATACGCGCGGGCGCGCCGGACGCGGATTCGCTCGTGCTCGAAGGCGCATTGGCAACAGCACGCACGCAGCTCGTGGTCAGCAAGCTCGCGCTCGAAGCGGCCGAGCGCCTGTTCGAAGCGGGTGGCGCTTCCGCCACTTCGCGCGCACACAATTTCGACCGGCACTGGCGCAACCTGCGCACGATCTTCAGTCACAACCCGCTGCTGCACAAGGCGCGCGTGGTGGGCGACTACGCCTTGAATGGCGTGACGACGCACCTCACCGAAGGCCGCGTATTTTGA
- a CDS encoding ABC transporter substrate-binding protein, whose protein sequence is MSRLTRREFLVASGAAAATAGFPALARAQGAVSRKRGGTLNVLINPEPPVLVSIFQTTGPALAASSKVLEGLLAYDFDLRAQPQLATAWTVSPDGLRYTFKLRKNVRWHDGEPFTSADVAFSIDLLKAIHPRGRSTFANVTKVQTPDGSTAIIELSKPAPFLLKALSAGESPMVPKHLYASGDPLTNPHNNAPIGTGPFRFKSWTRGASIVYERNPDYWDAGKPYIDALVYKVIPDPAARSAAFETGALDLGGENPVPLTDLPRLTQLPQLVTETRGYRFLEPLAEIDFNLDHPVLKDPRVRQAIAHAINPQVVQKTVAYGYADVSPTPITPASPYHDAQITPYAFDPHAAEALLDAAGKPRGADGVRFKLTHDYLPYGDMYQRQAGYVKSALARVGIDVTVRSQDLPSFLKRVYAERQFDFTSIGVNTLFDPAVGVQRLYWSKNIRPGVPFSNAPHYSSAEADRLLEAASVEIDESRRVSLYKQFQQTVYRDLPILNLVAPRMVTLANRHVHDHTVSAQGLEGNFADVWLSA, encoded by the coding sequence ATGTCACGTTTGACCCGTCGAGAATTTCTTGTTGCAAGCGGCGCGGCCGCCGCCACGGCGGGGTTTCCCGCGCTTGCCCGCGCCCAGGGCGCCGTTTCGCGCAAACGCGGCGGCACGCTGAACGTGCTGATCAATCCCGAGCCGCCCGTGCTGGTTTCGATCTTCCAGACCACGGGTCCGGCGCTCGCCGCGAGTTCGAAGGTGCTGGAGGGCCTGCTTGCCTATGACTTCGACCTGCGAGCGCAACCGCAATTGGCGACCGCATGGACCGTGAGCCCCGATGGTCTGCGCTACACGTTCAAGCTGCGGAAAAACGTGCGCTGGCACGATGGCGAGCCGTTCACGTCAGCGGACGTGGCGTTCTCGATCGACTTGCTCAAAGCGATTCACCCCCGCGGGCGCAGTACTTTTGCGAACGTTACGAAGGTGCAGACGCCCGACGGCAGCACGGCCATCATCGAATTGTCGAAGCCCGCGCCATTTCTCCTCAAGGCGCTTTCGGCGGGCGAGTCGCCGATGGTTCCCAAGCACCTGTATGCGTCCGGCGATCCGCTCACGAACCCGCACAACAACGCGCCCATTGGCACCGGGCCGTTTCGCTTCAAGTCGTGGACGCGCGGTGCGAGCATCGTCTACGAGCGCAACCCGGACTACTGGGACGCGGGAAAGCCTTATATCGATGCGCTCGTGTACAAGGTCATTCCCGATCCGGCCGCGCGTTCGGCGGCGTTCGAGACCGGCGCGCTCGATCTGGGCGGCGAGAACCCCGTGCCGCTCACCGACTTGCCGCGCCTCACGCAGTTACCGCAACTCGTGACCGAAACACGCGGCTATCGCTTTCTCGAGCCCTTGGCGGAGATCGATTTCAACCTCGATCATCCGGTGCTGAAGGACCCGCGCGTGCGTCAGGCCATCGCGCATGCAATCAACCCGCAGGTCGTGCAGAAAACCGTGGCCTACGGCTATGCGGATGTCTCGCCCACGCCCATTACGCCCGCTTCGCCGTATCACGACGCGCAAATCACGCCCTACGCATTCGACCCGCATGCGGCCGAGGCGCTGCTCGATGCGGCAGGCAAGCCGCGCGGCGCGGATGGCGTGCGCTTCAAGCTCACGCATGACTACCTGCCATACGGCGACATGTACCAGCGGCAGGCGGGCTACGTGAAATCGGCGCTCGCGCGCGTGGGTATCGATGTCACGGTGCGCTCGCAGGATCTGCCGTCATTCCTCAAACGTGTCTATGCCGAACGCCAGTTCGACTTCACGAGCATCGGCGTGAACACGCTGTTCGATCCGGCGGTGGGCGTGCAGCGTCTTTACTGGTCGAAGAATATCCGGCCCGGCGTGCCGTTCTCGAATGCGCCGCATTACAGCAGCGCAGAAGCGGACCGTCTGCTCGAAGCGGCATCGGTTGAAATCGATGAAAGCCGCCGCGTGAGCCTCTACAAGCAGTTTCAGCAGACCGTTTACCGCGATCTGCCGATCCTCAATCTCGTCGCGCCGCGCATGGTCACGCTCGCCAACCGCCATGTGCACGATCACACAGTGAGCGCACAGGGTCTGGAAGGCAATTTCGCCGATGTCTGGCTCAGCGCCTGA